The Pseudomonadota bacterium genomic sequence AGCATGAGGACCCTGGCGCGCCAGACACTGGACACCCTCACGGGCAGACGGGCAAGCAAACCGGTCGAGACCACACCGCCGCCGGAGCCCGAGGCGCCGCCACCAGTGGCAACCGGAGCCGTGCTGGTAGAAGCCAACGTGATGGCCGCGCTGGTGAGCGTGGATGGTGAAGAAGCCGGCCAGATGCAGGGAGGCCGCTTGCTGCTGCAGGAGGTCAGCCCCGGATCGCATTCGATAGAGGTCACTGCGCCGGGATACGAGCCGATGCGTACGACCGTTACCGTGACAGCGCAGAGACACACACCCGTGAGGCTGACCCTGAGGGAGCTGCCCAGCGGGCAGCCCATGGGATGGCCTCGCACCAAGATGTGGGTCGGCATGTCGCTCGTTGCGGGGGCTGCCGCGCTCGTGGGGGCGACGGCGTTCACCTGGATGCGGATCGCGAAGCTCAACGACGACCGGCGTCTGCTCAACTACCGTCGCGCTGCGGGCGCGCAGCCTATGCGCTCGGCGAACGTGTGCGACGCCGCCGAGGCCGGCACGAGCTTCGGGGTGTCGCCCTCGGACTTGAGGCACGTTCAGGATGTGTGCGCGAGAGCGAGTACGCTGGAAACCCTGCAGTACATACTGATAGCGGCTTCAGCCATTGGCGGTGGGGTGGGCGCCTACTTGCTTGTGACAGGCGATCGGGAGGCTCGGGCCACAGCGGCTTCCCGCTCGCGCGCCGTGAGTCTCGTTCCTCGCTTGAGCCGCGACACCGCCATGCTGAACGCGGCGATCGCGTTCTGAGCCCGCCCTGGTCATATATGTAGTCATCTATTGTTGGCTGGCAGGGTAGAGGATGCGGATCGTTGGCGGCAAGCTGCGAGGCCGACGCATTCGGCAGCCTTCGGGCAGCCCTGCGCGGCCTACCACCGAACGCGCGAGGGAAGGCGTGGCGTCCGCGCTCGACGCTCGCGGAGCGCTCGCGGATGCGTACGTCCTGGAGCTCTTTGCGGGGACCGGAGCGCTCAGCTTCGAAGCGCTCTCGCGCGGAGCCAGCGCTGCGCTCTTGGTCGAGCTCGACGCCCGCATGCGCCGGCTGATCCGTAGGACGGCACATGAGCTCGGGCTCGCCACGCTTATCCGGCTCCTGGCCCTTGATCTTCTCGGCCCGGCCGATCGCGTCGCTGCGCGGATCGGCGCTGTCGCCCAGCGCCCCTTCGATCTGGTGTTCGTGGACGCTCCGTACGCCCGGCAAGGGTCCGTCGCTGCGCTTCTCGAGGCGCTAGCCGCGGGCAAGACGCTGGCCAGCTCGGCGACCGTAGTGATAGAGTACAGTCGCCGTGGTTCGCTGAAGCTGGTGAACTTTGTTACGCTGGCTTCGTATCGCTACGGAGACACCAGCGTGCTTTTTGCTCGTCCGCCGGGCGCCAGCGCAACCAAGCGATGACGACAGCGATCTACGCAGGCTCGTTTGACCCGCTGACCAACGGTCATGTCAGTGTCGTTCGTGGCGGCTTGGTGGCCTTCAAGCGCATCACGGTGGCCGTGGCGCGCAATCCAAAAAAGACGCCTCTGTTCAGCGTGGAGGAGCGCCTCGCGATGCTGCGCGAAGAGCTGGGCAGCGAGCCGAGAACGCGTATCGACGACTTTGATGGGTTGCTGGTCGACTACGCGCGCGAGCAGGGAGTGCGTGTGGTCCTGCGAGGCCTCAGAGCGGTCGCCGACTTCGAGCACGAATGGCAGATGGCCAACGTCAACCGCCACATGTACCCCGAGCTGGAAACGGTGTTCATCATGGCCACGGACTACTTCTACGTAAGCTCCAGCTTCGTCAAAGAGGCCGCTTCGCTGGGGGGGGATGTGCAGGGTATGGTGCCCCAAGGGGTGGCGCGCAGGCTACGCTCCAAGTTCGGCCGGTAGACTGGGGGCCGCACCCAGCCCCTATCCGCGAGCTCGCGAAGCGCGGGGATAGCTGCGAGGCTGACTCTGCCGGCGCGTAGCTCGTCCAAGCTGGCTCGCCCCTTGCGCAGCGCATCTCGCACGCGCAACCAGCCCAGCAAGTACGCTGCGTCGCGAGCCACGCCCCCCCCGCGGTAGACGCGCTCGCTGATCACGATCGCGTCCGTCGCGGGGAAGTGCTCCTCACGATGCAACCTTTGGGCTGTATCACCGAAGCAGGCGCCGGCGTGCATCCAATCGGTGGCCAGCACGCGCGCGGCCAGCGTGCGCAGACGCCGCGAGTCGATCAGCCCGGCAGCCTCTTCGCAGCACAAGGCAACGCCTTCCTGGTCGGTGAAGGATCCCGCCGTACCGATCTCCAGCAACCTCATGGTCTGCGCCCGACCGTTGGCAGCGGCAACCAGATGACCAAACACCTCGTGGACGGCGATGCGCAGCGCCTCGCGGGGCTCAAACGCCCGCGAGCCCACGTAGATGACCCCGTTGCCGGTCGCTGCGCCAGCGGCCAGGCGCGGCTCCATGCGCACTTGTACCGCCAGCCCGGCAACGCGCGCCAACTCCCGCACCGCGGCCGCCACGGACACCGTGGCCGCCCTCGCTCCGCCCGAGGAGCTTGACCGCGATGCAACGGGAACCTCGTCGAGCAGTCTGCGTGCCAGCGTGGCGAGCGAGATGGGCCCCGCGACCGTGTTGACCTGCTCGGCTCCGGTTCCGAACCGCCGCGCCGCTAGGCGACGCACGCGCCGCCCGTCGCCGATGGCATCGACCAACGCGAGCTCGAGCTCGAGCTCGTCCAGCTTGTCCAGGTAAAGCTGCGCGCCGGGAAGGGCTCTCGCCTCGTGCCGCGCCCGATCCAGTGTCCGAAATGCACCGTGTGTGCCCCGTCTCTCGAGCTGCCAGCTCGGCACGGGCTTGCGTCCCGAGCGCAGATCGCACAACAGCCTCTGCCGCTCCTCGACGGCGTTCTTGGGTGTCAGCCGTGCCAACAACCCGATGGAGCTCGCGAGTCGCGCCAAGTCGGTGTCGCAGCGCCTCAGCGCTTCCTGCGGTGTACGGACCACGAGCCCTTTGGATGCTGCCAAACCGCCGTCGCGTCAACGTTTTCGGAAACGCTTGAGCCCCGAAAGGCAAGCGTGGCCGCCAATCCCGCACGAGTCAGCTCGCCTGCTCCCTCCTACGCCCTCCTGCCACATCAACCCCTCCAGATTCAGGCGGCGCGCAAGACAACTGCTTCAAGCGAAGAACCCTCGTGAAGGGCTACCTCCGCGTTACAGCTGCCACCTTTGGTGCTAGCCTTGGAAGGCAATGGATGCCGCAAAACTGAAGGGGTCGTAGACAAAATGTATGAATCCGCGCAGGACATGGTGTCGCGCATTGCGGCACTGCAGGATTTCAAGGAATACGAGAATCTACACTGGGAAGGCTCGTTCGAGGACTACCTGAGCATCGTGCGTGAGCGCCCCGAGGTCACTCGCAACGCCTTTCAGCGCCTGTACGATATGATCGTCAGCTACGGCGAGGAAGAGTACATCGACAACAAGAAGCGGCTGGTGCGCTACCCCTTCTTCACGGATCCGCTCGAGCGTGGCAAAGACGCGATTCATGGGCTCGACATCCCTCTGATGCGTCTCGTTCACGTGCTGCAGGCAGCGGCTCAGGGCTACGGTCCGGAAAAACGCATCATTCTTCTGCATGGTCCCGTGGGCTCTTCGAAGAGCACCATCGCTCGCTTGCTCAAGAAGGGCCTGGAAGCGTACTCACGCACCATGCCCGGAGCGCTGTATACGTTTCGCTGGGTCAATCTCGAAGATACAGGGCTGGTCGGCAGCAACGACGTACACAACGGCCGGTTTGCATGCCCCATGCACGAGGAACCGCTACGACTGATACCGCCGGAATGGCGAGTCCGTGCGATCGATGAGCTCAAGCTCGGCAGCGACCGTTTCCGTGTCGTTGTGGAAGGGGACCTCGACCCGGCCTGTCGCTTCGTCTTCCGTGGCCTGATGCAAAAGCACCGGGGTGACTGGGCTGCCGTCACACGCAACCACGTCCGAGTCCAGCGCCTGATCCTGAGCGAAAAAGACCGGGTGGGAATCGGGACCTTTCAGCCCAAGGACGAAAAGAACCAAGACTCGACCGAGCTCACCGGGGACATCAACTATCGAAAGATCGCGGAGTTCGGCTCCGACTCGGACCCCCGCGCCTTCAACTTCGACGGCGAGCTCAACATCGCCAACCGCGGCATCGTGGAGTTCGTAGAGATTCTCAAGCTGGACGTAGCCTTTCTGTACGATCTGTTGGGTGCGACTCAAGAACACAAGATCAAGCCCAAGAAATTCGCCCAAACAGATATTGATGAGGTCATCATCGGCCACACCAACGAGGCGGAATACAAGAAGCTCCTCAACAACGAGTTCATGGAGGCGCTGCGCGATCGCACGATCAAGATTGACATCCCCTACATCACCAGGGTGAGCGAAGAGATCAAGATCTACGAGAAGGATTTCTCTCAGGGTCGTCTGCGAGGCAAGCACGTGGCGCCCCACACCCTTGACGTCGCGGCCATGTGGGCTGTGTTGACGCGGCTTGAGGAGCCCAAGAAGCACCAAACGTCGTTGTTGCAGAAGCTGAAACTGTACGACGGCAAGGTGTTGCCCGGATTCACCCAGGATAACGTCAAGGAGCTGCGCAAGGAGGCCAAACGCGAGGGACTCGACGGAATCTCGCCTCGCTACGTGCAAGACAAGATCTCGAACGCCTTGGTGCGCGAGGGGGTCGAGGGCTATATCAACCCCTTCATGGTGCTCAACGAACTAGAGAAAGGGCTGAAGCATCACTCGCTGCTCGCCTCCGAAGAGCAAAGCAAGAACTTCACCGAGCTGATCGGCGTGGTCAAAAGCGAGTACGAGGAGATAGTGAAGAACGAAGTTCAGCGCGCTATCAGCGCGGACGAGGGGGCCATCGCTCGCCTGGCGGCCAACTACATCGACAACGTACGCGCCTATACGCTCAAGGAAAAAGTGAAGAATCGATATACGGGCCGCGACGAATCCCCCGACGAGCGGCTGATGCGTTCGATCGAGGAGAAAATCGACATTCCGGAAAACCGCAAGGATGACTTTCGCCGCGAGATCATGAACTACATCGGCGCACTGGCGATCGAGGGGAAGAAATTCACCTACGACACGAACGATCGCCTCCGGCGCGCGTTGGAGATGAAACTATTCGAGGATCAAAAGGATTCCATCAAGCTGAGCAGCTTAGTCTCGAATGTCATCGACAAGGAAACGCAAGACAAGATCGACGTGATCAAGAGCCGGCTGATCAAGCACTACGGGTACAACGAGGCCTCAGCGAACGACGTGCTGTCCTTTGTAGCAAGCATCTTCGCCCGCGGCGACGTCAAGCACTAGGTAACTAGCACTAGAAACACTACCCCATGGGAGGGGGGATGCTCAGCCTCCGAAACCCGTTGTCGTAGCTGAACAGCGGCTGCGCCACGACGACGTCCTCGTCCACGCCGTCGATCCGCGAAATGCTCACTATGCGGTGGACCCGTTGGCCGGGAGGTCCCTGCCGCTCGACCTGGATCGCGTACCGAATCGCCTGGGCGATTAGCGATGCCGCGGCCGCCCGGGACCCACCCAGGCTGTTCTGGACAAAGATATCGAGGGCCGCCAACGCGGCCGAAACCGAGCCCGCATGGACGCCCAACAGACTCCCCGGGGTCTGGGTGGCGGCCAATAGCGCCGAGCCGGCGTCATGGACCCCGATATCGTCCATGATCAGGCGATCGGCACGCAGGCGCGCAGCAGCGGCAAAGAGCGCTTCCAGCCCGTACTGCGTCGCATCCCGGCGCAACCGGATGATCCCTTCCGGAGCCGCACAGGAGCTTGGGCGTGCCTCCAAGGCGACTACCCGCTCCGTACCGGCAGCACCGCCCCCGAGCGCTGCCAGCAGCGTGCTCACGCCGGAACCCGGTCCGCCGCTGACCAGGATCGACTTGCGCTCCGATACGGCGGAAGCAAGCAGCGCGTGCATGTCCTGCGAGAGCGTTCCGTTCTCCGTCAGTTGCGAGAGCGTGGGCGCCTGGGTCGCGACGCGCTGCACGGTCACCAGCGGGCCCTCGGGCGCAACCGGAGGCAGCAGAATCTGGACCTGGGAACCATCCTCGAGCTCCGCGGCCTGGATAGCCTGTTCGGGGTCGAACTCGCTTCCCGTACGTTCGACGAGCCGTGTCGTCACAGCGAGCAGGGCGTCGCGCGATGACAAGAACGCCCCGGCGCGCTCCAAGCCGCCGCCGGTGTCGGTGAACAGGTTTTGCGGACCATCGATCACGATCTCGCGCGTCCGATCATCGGCCAGCATTCGGTCGAGCGGACCCAGACCGATCGCCTCCCTGGTAGCGGCCTCGATGACGAAATCGCAGTCGAGCTGGCTTGATAGGACCCCCAACTCCTGCAGCTCCCGCACCCGGCGCTCCAGGTGGCTGCGGCTGGAGTCCGCCAAGACCTCCTGCTCTCTTCCCACGACGTCCATCTGACGGGCCAAGTGCTCCATGGTGTCGCCAAGCGCTTGCTTCAGGCGTTCGGGCGGGCTCAGGGTGCCCGGTTCGACGGGAGGAGGCGGCGGAGGCGCCGCAGCTGCAGGGATCGGCGCTGCGGGACTCGCGCCAGGCACTGTTGGATCCCCGCCCGCCATGGGCGGTGGCGGCGGCACGGTGGGCTGCGCCATGGGTGCCGCCGAGGGCAGCGATTCGGGTTGTGGGGGCTCGGTTGGCGGCGTCTCGGAGGGGATCGCGGCCGCTTCGGCCTCGGTCTCTAGCTGGACGAAGAAATCGCCCAGCTGAATCCGGTCGCCAGGCTGCACGATTACGGGCGAGCTGATCTTGCGCCCGTTTACGTAGGTTCCGTTGGTGCTTTGCAGGTCGAACAGGACGTAGCCCTGTTCCTTGAGCATCAGACGCGCATGCCGTTTGGACACGTTGTCCTTGGGAAGCATCACGTCGTTGCTATCGAGACGCCCAAAGCTGATCTCCGGCTTATGGAACTCGAGCCTGCTCGGGTTGCCGCTGCGTTCTCTAACCAAAACACTAAACATCCGTCACCCTCTTGACCTGCGTTGCACTGTTTCCGTGCTGGACCATGCAGTGGCGCATTGAAATGGACGCTCCAGGTTAGAGTCAAGCGCCGGCGTGTCAATTCCGCTCATTCGGGGCCTTGGGATCGAAGCTGTGCTCGTGCGACCTCAGCGATACCCTCGGCGTCGAGCCCAAAGCGACGGTACAGGTCGGCCTGAGGTCCGCTCTCGCCGAAAACATCCAAGATTCCATGGCGGTGGACCCGCGTGCCCGGGGCCCCCGTAAGGGCCTCGGACACGGCACTGCCGAGCCCGCCGATCACCGTGTGATCCTCGACGGTCACCATCAGCCCATGCGACCGGGCGAGCTCCCGCACGCCTGAGTCGTCGAAGGGCTTGATCGACGGGACGTTGACCACGGACGCGTCGATTCCATCGGCGCGCAAGAGCTCGGATGCACGCAGCGCATGCGCTACCACGCCGCCGCTCGCCAGCAGTGCGAGCTCGGCACCCCTATGCAACACGTCCAAACGACCTGGGCGAAAACGATACTCGGCGCTGTGTACGGCGGACAGATTTTGGCGAGTCAGGCGCAGATAGGCCGGGCCCGCAGTAGCCAAGAGGTGCGCCACGATCCGTCGCGTCTCTACGCCGTCAGCCGGTTGATAGACCTGCATGCCGGGCAATGCTCGCATCAGCGCCAGATCTTCGAGGCCCATCTGGGAGTAGCCGTCTTCCCCCGTGCCGAGCCCCGCGTGGGTGCCTGCGATCTTCACGTTGGCGCGATTGTAGGCCACCGAGATCTTGATCGTCTCGAAGCGACCGGCGATGAAGCACGCGAACGAGCAGCAGAACACCGTCTTGCCACAAAGCGCGAGGCCCGCGGCCACCCCAGCCATGTTCTGTTCGGCGATACCCATCTGAAAAAAGCGCTCCGGGTAGCTCTTGGCGAACAGGGAGCACTTGGTAGAGCAAGAGAGGTCGGCGTCCAGCACCAGCAGTTCGGGATGATCGGCACCAAGCTCCGTCAGGGCCTCACCGAACGCCTGGCGCGTCGCGATCGGGCCGGCCTGCGCTGGCGCGTTGATTCGAGCATGCGCGCCCGCCTGTAAACGCGCTTGGCTCATGCTGGCACCGCCGATTCGATCTCACGGATGGCTTGCGCGGCCTGCTCGGCATTCGGCGCCACGCCATGCCAGGCGTTGTTGTCTTCCATGAACGAGACTCCCTTGCCCTTGACCGTGTCGGCGACGATAACCTTGGGCTTGCTGCGACGCTCGCCTGCCCAGTCGTAGGCATCCAGAATCTGGTCGTGATCGTGGCCATCGATACGCTTGGTGTCCCAGCCGAAGGCCTGCCACTTGGCCTCGATGGGCTCGATGGGCATGATCTCACGTACAAACCCATCCAATTGAGCCCGGTTGTTGTCCACGATGGTGATCAAGTTATCCAGCCCGAACTTGGCTGCGCTCATGGCGGCCTCCCAGATCTGACCCTCTTGGATCTCTCCATCCCCGACCAAGCAATAAACGCTGTAGTCACGCGCATCGAGGCGGGCTGCCAACGCCATTCCCTGAGCGATCGACAGCCCCTGTCCGAGCGAGCCGCTGCTGCTTTCGATACCGGGCACGCTGTCGCGGACGGGATGACCCTGAAGGCGTGACCCCGCCGCACGCAGGCTGCCGAGCTCGGCTTCATCGAAGTAGCCATGACGTGCCAGCGTGACGTACAAGGCGGGCACGCCATGCCCCTTCGACAGCACGAAACGATCGCGTTCCGGCCAGCTCGGACGCGAAGGATCATGACGCAGCTTGCACTGGTACAAGGAGGCGACAAGGTCGATCATGCTAAGCGAGCCACCGGGATGGCCGCTGCCCGAATGCTCGAGCATTTGGATAATCTGCACGCGCAGCTTGGCGCACTGCGCGACCAAAGCCGCGACCTGCTCCCCACGAACCGCCGCCCTGTGCATCGCTACCTCCGCAACGTTGGTCCTCAAGCGGGCGCGTCTGTAGCACGTTCCTGCGCGACTGCACACCCGAAGCCGGAGTCGCTTGCGTAGCGCCGGTGCTGCTCGACACCCCGGGCTCGCGGTACTACGGTGCGCGCACATGCTGGAGCGAGAGCTGAGGGAAGCCACCAGCCTGGCGCGAGAGGCCGGGCGTATCTTGTTGGAGCTCTATCACACAGACGTTGTCGTGGATTTCAAGGGTCGCAGCGATCCGGTAACCGAGGCGGACAAGCGCGCCAACACCTACATCGTCAACGGGCTGCGCGCGCGTTTCCAAGACGGCGTCGTGGCGGAGGAGACGGAAGACACCAGCGACGCGCTCCGCAAGGGTCGCTGCTGGTACGTCGACCCGCTGGATGGAACCAAGGAGTTCCTCGCAAGGAACGGCGAGTTTTCGGTGATGATCGGCCTTGCCATAGATGGGCGAGCTCAGCTCGGCGTCGTGTACCAGCCGGTAACCGACAAACTGTACCGTGGTGTCGTAGGCGAGCGCGCTAGTCTTCACTACCAGGGCCGCGAGACGCACCTGTGCGTCAGCGAGCTGGCCGAGCCATCCGAGCTGGCCTTGATCATGTCGCGCTCCCACGGCTCCATCCACATCGACCAGCTCGTCGAGCGGCTGGCCATCAAGCGCACGGCCAAGAGCGGTTCCGTCGGCCTGAAGATCGGACAGATTGCGGAGCGCAAAGCGGACCTTTACGTGCTCTTCTCCGATCGATCCTGCGCGTGGGACGCGTGCGCGCCCGAGGCGGTGTTGCGGGCCGCGGGCGGGCAGCTCACCGACCTGGCGGCGCAGCCGCTGCACTACGGGGGAACGGATGTCCGCAACCGCAGAGGTCTGCTCGCGTGCAACGCGGCTGCTTTCGACGCAGTCCGGCCGGTGGTGGCCGCCCTCGGCAGCGAGCACGGCCTTGTTTGAGCACCCGAAACGCAGAGCGCGCCGACGCGAGCCATGACCCGCAGCCGCGGCAGACTGGTCGTCGTAGCCAACCGTGGACCCTACCGCATGGCCACGCAGGGCAGCGCCGTCCGGCTCATGCGGGCTGCAGGGGGTCTCGTCACGGCCTTGGACCCGGTGCTGCGCGATCACGGTGGTGTGTGGGTCAGCGGCGACGAGATCCAGATGAACGGGGCGGAACGCGGCCAGGTGGGCTACGATCTCGCACACGTCTCGATGACCGCCTCGCAACGGGAGGGTTTCTATCAGGGCGTATCCAACGCCGTGCTGTGGCCCACCCTCCACAGCTTCCCGCCCACCATCCGCATCGGAGAGGCGCCATGGCACGACTACGTGCATGCGAACGACATGTTCGCGCAAAGTATCTGCCACTCGAGCCGACCCGGCGACCTCGTATGGGTGCAGGACTACCACCTGATGCTCGTACCCGCGATACTGCGGCGCAGGCGGCCCCGTGCACGCATCGGCTGGTTCTGTCATGTGCCGTGGCCAGGGCCGGATCTGTTTGCGATGCTACCGTGGCGCGGCGAGATTCTCGAAGGGCTGCTGGGGGCGGACGTCATCGGCTTTCATTGCGACTCGTACGCGATGAACTTCCTGGCTTGTGCGGAGCGTGTCACGGATCTGCGCGTCGACCCGGCACGCATGACGGTGCGCGCGGGGCGACGCACGGTCAGGGTCACGGTTGCACCCATCGGTGTACCGGTGGACGACATCCAGACGCTGGCTTCGGGCCCCCGCGTGGCAGCGCACGTGGAACGCATTCACCACGCGTTGGGCAATCGCCGTATCGTGCTGGGCGTGGACCGGCTGGACTACACCAAGGGAATTCCCGAGCGCATTCTCGCATACGAGCAGTTTCTTCGCTCCGACCGCTCCATTCGCAATCGCTATGTCTTCGTACAGGTGATGGTTCCCAGTCGGACGGATGTACGCGCATACGCGGAGCTCAAAGCCGAGATCGATCGACTGGTCGGCAGCGTGAACGGCCAGTACAGCTCCACCGGCAGGGTCGCTGTGCACTACCTGTACCGCAACCTCGATCAACACGCGCTCTACGCCCATTACATGGCCGCGGACGTGGCGTTCATCACACCCTTGCGGGACGGTATGAATCTCGTTGCCCAAGAGTACGTGGTTTGTCACATGAACTGCGATGGTGTGCTGGTTCTGAGCGAGTTTGCCGGGGCCGCGGACTACTTGACCGACGCGCTGACGGTCAATCCCCACGACATCGATGCGCTCGCAGGAGTGCTCAAGCGAGCGCTCAGCATGCCCCACGACGAGGTGCGGCAACGCATGACCAACCTTCGAAACGTCGTGCACAAGCTTGATGTGCACCGCTGGGCCGACACCTTCCTGTCCAACATCGAGCGACCGCTCTAGGGGAGCTCCGGTCCGATCGGCGCTCTGGGTTCGTCAAAATGCAGCCCACACCAGCACAATTGGCGCGCCAGGTGCTCTCGCTACCGAAGCCGATCCTGCTGGCGTTCGACGTGGACGGCACGTTGGCTCCTATTGTCTCCGATCCCCGCAGCTCGAGGGTACCCCCGGCCACGGTGAGCGCCTTGACACGGCTGGCGGCGGCAAAGGGGCTGCGGGTTGCGCTGGTCACCGGCCGTGACGCCGCATCCCTGGACCGCGTCGTACGCATCCGCAGTGCCTGGCGTGCCGTGGAGCATGGTGCGCTCGTTATCCCGCCGAGAAGGGAGCCTCGGCGCCCGGAGCTTTCCAGCGACGCGCAGCGGCGCCTCGCCGGGTTTGCTTCGTGGGTGCACAGCGAGCTCGTTGGCAAAGGCGCGACCATCGAACGCAAGCCCCGCGCCCTTGCCGTGCATGTGCGCGACCTGGCGCAGTCGGCACCCGGCAAGGCAGATAGACTCCTGATGCGAGCGAGCTCGGCGGCCGCGCGCCAAGGCCTCTCCGTGCGTCACGGCCGCTGCGTGCTCGAGGCCGAAATCGCCCCCGGAGACAAGGGCCGTGCCCTGGCCGCCGTCGCGAGGCGCTGTCGCGCGCGCGGCGTGCTGTATGTGGGCGACGACCTCACCGACCTGCCCGCGATCCGCCTGGCTGCCGCTCGAGGCGGTTTCGGCGTGTTCGTGCGTTCCGAGGAGCGGCCGCGCGCCCCAGGCGGCGCCAGTGCCTCGCTTTCAGGTACGTCCGAAGTGCATACACTGGTTGACCTTCTTTGCAGCACGATCGAAGAACGAGCCGTGCCGCGCAGCTCAAGATAACTCGTGTGTTTCGGCGAGGACCGGGCGCCGCTGGCGAGGCGCGACTACTCGCACAACCTGAGCACGGCACCCTCGAGCACGGTGCTGGGCGCCTGCCGGGTGTTCTTGAGCTTCCGGTCGGTCTGCGCAAGCACG encodes the following:
- a CDS encoding PEGA domain-containing protein is translated as MTGLLACLPTGARQLRRALVGSLVAMSLLFPAVLEAQPRLVVLGLRSLEGDDEFALALSKALRRRARTEQRWRVSSRAPSLAQMALAYGCDDPDPSCLTDIALALRADKLIYGTVEREGSDSRIRVNVDLFDQDSGGVDASAKIVADAKRYDDASMRTLARQTLDTLTGRRASKPVETTPPPEPEAPPPVATGAVLVEANVMAALVSVDGEEAGQMQGGRLLLQEVSPGSHSIEVTAPGYEPMRTTVTVTAQRHTPVRLTLRELPSGQPMGWPRTKMWVGMSLVAGAAALVGATAFTWMRIAKLNDDRRLLNYRRAAGAQPMRSANVCDAAEAGTSFGVSPSDLRHVQDVCARASTLETLQYILIAASAIGGGVGAYLLVTGDREARATAASRSRAVSLVPRLSRDTAMLNAAIAF
- a CDS encoding RsmD family RNA methyltransferase, with protein sequence MRIVGGKLRGRRIRQPSGSPARPTTERAREGVASALDARGALADAYVLELFAGTGALSFEALSRGASAALLVELDARMRRLIRRTAHELGLATLIRLLALDLLGPADRVAARIGAVAQRPFDLVFVDAPYARQGSVAALLEALAAGKTLASSATVVIEYSRRGSLKLVNFVTLASYRYGDTSVLFARPPGASATKR
- the coaD gene encoding pantetheine-phosphate adenylyltransferase, with protein sequence MTTAIYAGSFDPLTNGHVSVVRGGLVAFKRITVAVARNPKKTPLFSVEERLAMLREELGSEPRTRIDDFDGLLVDYAREQGVRVVLRGLRAVADFEHEWQMANVNRHMYPELETVFIMATDYFYVSSSFVKEAASLGGDVQGMVPQGVARRLRSKFGR
- a CDS encoding DUF1704 domain-containing protein — its product is MAASKGLVVRTPQEALRRCDTDLARLASSIGLLARLTPKNAVEERQRLLCDLRSGRKPVPSWQLERRGTHGAFRTLDRARHEARALPGAQLYLDKLDELELELALVDAIGDGRRVRRLAARRFGTGAEQVNTVAGPISLATLARRLLDEVPVASRSSSSGGARAATVSVAAAVRELARVAGLAVQVRMEPRLAAGAATGNGVIYVGSRAFEPREALRIAVHEVFGHLVAAANGRAQTMRLLEIGTAGSFTDQEGVALCCEEAAGLIDSRRLRTLAARVLATDWMHAGACFGDTAQRLHREEHFPATDAIVISERVYRGGGVARDAAYLLGWLRVRDALRKGRASLDELRAGRVSLAAIPALRELADRGWVRPPVYRPNLERSLRATPWGTIPCTSPPSEAASLTKLELT
- a CDS encoding serine protein kinase — its product is MYESAQDMVSRIAALQDFKEYENLHWEGSFEDYLSIVRERPEVTRNAFQRLYDMIVSYGEEEYIDNKKRLVRYPFFTDPLERGKDAIHGLDIPLMRLVHVLQAAAQGYGPEKRIILLHGPVGSSKSTIARLLKKGLEAYSRTMPGALYTFRWVNLEDTGLVGSNDVHNGRFACPMHEEPLRLIPPEWRVRAIDELKLGSDRFRVVVEGDLDPACRFVFRGLMQKHRGDWAAVTRNHVRVQRLILSEKDRVGIGTFQPKDEKNQDSTELTGDINYRKIAEFGSDSDPRAFNFDGELNIANRGIVEFVEILKLDVAFLYDLLGATQEHKIKPKKFAQTDIDEVIIGHTNEAEYKKLLNNEFMEALRDRTIKIDIPYITRVSEEIKIYEKDFSQGRLRGKHVAPHTLDVAAMWAVLTRLEEPKKHQTSLLQKLKLYDGKVLPGFTQDNVKELRKEAKREGLDGISPRYVQDKISNALVREGVEGYINPFMVLNELEKGLKHHSLLASEEQSKNFTELIGVVKSEYEEIVKNEVQRAISADEGAIARLAANYIDNVRAYTLKEKVKNRYTGRDESPDERLMRSIEEKIDIPENRKDDFRREIMNYIGALAIEGKKFTYDTNDRLRRALEMKLFEDQKDSIKLSSLVSNVIDKETQDKIDVIKSRLIKHYGYNEASANDVLSFVASIFARGDVKH
- the tadA gene encoding Flp pilus assembly complex ATPase component TadA; this encodes MFSVLVRERSGNPSRLEFHKPEISFGRLDSNDVMLPKDNVSKRHARLMLKEQGYVLFDLQSTNGTYVNGRKISSPVIVQPGDRIQLGDFFVQLETEAEAAAIPSETPPTEPPQPESLPSAAPMAQPTVPPPPPMAGGDPTVPGASPAAPIPAAAAPPPPPPVEPGTLSPPERLKQALGDTMEHLARQMDVVGREQEVLADSSRSHLERRVRELQELGVLSSQLDCDFVIEAATREAIGLGPLDRMLADDRTREIVIDGPQNLFTDTGGGLERAGAFLSSRDALLAVTTRLVERTGSEFDPEQAIQAAELEDGSQVQILLPPVAPEGPLVTVQRVATQAPTLSQLTENGTLSQDMHALLASAVSERKSILVSGGPGSGVSTLLAALGGGAAGTERVVALEARPSSCAAPEGIIRLRRDATQYGLEALFAAAARLRADRLIMDDIGVHDAGSALLAATQTPGSLLGVHAGSVSAALAALDIFVQNSLGGSRAAAASLIAQAIRYAIQVERQGPPGQRVHRIVSISRIDGVDEDVVVAQPLFSYDNGFRRLSIPPPMG
- a CDS encoding transketolase family protein; the encoded protein is MSQARLQAGAHARINAPAQAGPIATRQAFGEALTELGADHPELLVLDADLSCSTKCSLFAKSYPERFFQMGIAEQNMAGVAAGLALCGKTVFCCSFACFIAGRFETIKISVAYNRANVKIAGTHAGLGTGEDGYSQMGLEDLALMRALPGMQVYQPADGVETRRIVAHLLATAGPAYLRLTRQNLSAVHSAEYRFRPGRLDVLHRGAELALLASGGVVAHALRASELLRADGIDASVVNVPSIKPFDDSGVRELARSHGLMVTVEDHTVIGGLGSAVSEALTGAPGTRVHRHGILDVFGESGPQADLYRRFGLDAEGIAEVARAQLRSQGPE
- a CDS encoding transketolase; this encodes MHRAAVRGEQVAALVAQCAKLRVQIIQMLEHSGSGHPGGSLSMIDLVASLYQCKLRHDPSRPSWPERDRFVLSKGHGVPALYVTLARHGYFDEAELGSLRAAGSRLQGHPVRDSVPGIESSSGSLGQGLSIAQGMALAARLDARDYSVYCLVGDGEIQEGQIWEAAMSAAKFGLDNLITIVDNNRAQLDGFVREIMPIEPIEAKWQAFGWDTKRIDGHDHDQILDAYDWAGERRSKPKVIVADTVKGKGVSFMEDNNAWHGVAPNAEQAAQAIREIESAVPA